CTGACGGCCCATGATCTCTTCTTCCATGTCCCAGATCATCGACAGGATTTCCTCCCGCTTCGGCGCGAATTCGGGGTGTTTCTTGATCTCGCGCAGGTCGGCATTCACGCCCGCCTCCGCGAACGGCAGGCGGTATTCCTTGTGAATGCGGCCCGGCCGCGGGGCCATCACGATCAGCCGCTCGCCCAGCAGCAGGGCCTCTTCGACCGAGTGGGTGATCAGGATGATCGTCTTACCGGTCTCTTTCCACAGCTTCAGAACGAGGCTCTGCATCTTTTCGCGGGTCAGCGCGTCCAGCGCGCCCAGCGGTTCGTCCATCAGGATCACGTCGGGATCGTTGGCCAGACAGCGGGCAAGGGCCACGCGCTGCTGCATCCCGCCCGACAGCTCATAGACCGCCTTTTCCTTGAAGTCCTGAAGCCCCACCACGTTCAGCAACCGGTTCACGATCTCGGCCTTGTCGTTCTTGGGCATCCCCTTCATCGAGGGGCCGAAGCCCACGTTCTCGCGGACGCTCATCCATTCGAACAACGCCCCTTGCTGAAACACCATGCCGCGTTCGGCGTCGGGGCCTTTGATCTCGTGACCGTTCAGGGTCATCGTGCCTTCGGTCGGGGCCAGAAATCCCGCCACGATGTTCAGCAGCGTGGTCTTGCCGCAGCCGGAAGGGCCAAGCACGCTGAGCAATTCGCCCGCCTTGAGATCAAGGGAAACATCCTTGAGCGCCTGCACCGAGCCGCCATCCGGCAGGTCGAAGCGCATCGACAGATTCTGAATGGAAAGTCCTGACATGACCCTGCTTTCTGGCTGCATCCGAAGCGGCCTCTGGACCCTTGGCCGGGTCGCTTTTGTCTTGGGGGAAAGGGCCCGGCGCGGGGCCGGACCCTTCCGCGATCGTCAGATCACTCGGCAGCCGCCTGCAGCGGGCCGGTGTTGACGGTGCCCGCGTAGCTGTCGAGCTTGCTGTCGATGGAGCCGGCATCCACGAAGACCTGCGCAACACCGCCCATGAACTCGGCGCTGCCACCACCCAGCCATTTCTGGCTCAGCTGTTCCTCGACCGAGGGGAAGACGAATGTGGCCATGGTTTCTTTCGTGGCCTCTTCGTCCATACCGGCGTCCTTGGCGATGACCGGCAGCATTTCGTCCATGTGCTCGCCCGAGTTCCACATCTCGTTCGCCTCGGCGGTCACCCGCAGGAAGGCTGCAACGTCTTCACCGTTCTCGGCGACGTAGGACGCCGGCGCGGAGGTCACGTCGAAGACGAGAATGCCCAGCTCTTCCTTCTCGGCGCCGGTCAGAAGAACGTTGCCGTTCTCTTTCATGCGCCGCAGTGCGCCACCCCAGCCGCAGGCCATGTCCACGGCGCCCTGGCTGAGCGCTGCGGCGCCTTCTGCCGGTGCCATATCAACGACCGACAGGCTGGCCAGATCGACGCCGAAATGGTCCATCTGCTTGAGAAAGCCGTAATGCGCGGCGGTGCCCAGCGGCACGGCGACCTTCTTGCCCGCCAGTTCGTCCGCGCTGTTCTTGTCGATCTCCAGCGCCGAGGCGACGACGCAGTTGTCATTCTCGGAATAGCTGACGGCGACATCGATCGCCTGAAGGTCCTGCCCGCCCGAGGTCGCCACCACGAAAGGCGGCACACCCTGGCTGACGGCGATCTGGACGTCGCCCGACGCCATCGCGGCGGACATCGCCACGCCACTGTCGAAGCTGACCCAGTTGATCTTCTTGCCCATGGCTTCTTCGTATTTGCCTTCCGCCTTGGCGTACTGGAACGGCATCGGCCATTCGAGGAAATAGGCAACGGTGATTTCTTCGTGCGCATCGGCGAAGGCTGCTGTGGCTGTCAGGGACATCACGGCCCCGGCGACGAACGCGCTTACGGTTTTCTTCATCATTGTTGTTGGTCTCCCAGTTGGTTTATTGCCCCGCCACCCAGTGTGGGGCGGGGAGTGTGATCGCGTGACCGCAACCGCCGACAGTATCCTAAGGCAGGTGCAGTGTGATGCAACAGAGTTGCCGGTACGTCAGTTTTGCTGCACCCATTTTCGGCAACGCAGGCGCCGCCATCTGTCCGTGAAAGACCATTCGCATCCCATTCCGACACTCAACGCGCGCCGAGCGCACCTGAAACGCCCGAATTTACAGCAGAGCCCGAAATTGCGGCAAACGGCTTCACCCGCAGCAGTGTCGGCGGATGGTGCCGAATTCAAACTGCCAGTTCTTACCCGAGCATGAGTCCAGATACCGCGCTTACGTTCAGCGATCAGGGGCAATGCACCGCCCGTGCCGGCTGAAATCACCGCCCCGACGCAGAGCGCAGCCCCGCGCACCATGCACCCCGCGGGGGCTGGCCCTATTCTTAGCCGCTGACTGGCCCTACTTTTCATCACTGTTTGCTTGTCTGCTATGGTATCGGTCAAAAAAGACCCCTACGAATTCCCACACTGACGCAGTCGAAAGGTCATTCCATGGACGGAACATTCAACGAAAATGACATCTCGCGCATCGTCGAGGCCGACCGCGCGCATATCTGGCACCACCTGAGCCAGCACAAACCCTATGAAACAACCGATCCGCGCATCATCGTGGAAGGTCGCGGCATCCATGTCTGGGACCAGCACGGCAAGAAACACATCGACGCGGTCGCGGGTGGTGTCTGGACCGTCAACGTGGGCTACGGGCGCGAATCGATTGCGAATGCGGTGCGCGACCAGCTGGTGAAGATGAACTTCTTCGGGGGAACCGCAGGGTCCATCCCCGGTTCGATCTTCTCGGAAATGCTGATCGACAAGATGCCGGGGATGAGCCGGGTCTACTACGCCTCTTCCGGGTCGGAAGCGAACGAGAAGGGCTACAAGATGGTCCGCCAGATCGCCCACAAGCGCTATGGCGGCAAGAAGTACAAGATCCTCTACCGTGACCGCGACTACCACGGCGGCACCATCGGCACGATGGCAGCGGGCGGGCAGGACGAGCGCAACGCGCAATACGGCCCCTTCCCCGACGGTTTCGTGCGCGTGCCGCACTGCCTTGAATACCGCAAACACGAACAGGACGGCGCGCCCGACGAAAACTACGGCGTCTGGGCCGCCAACCAGATCGAGGAAGTGATCCTGCGCGAAGGCCCCGACACGGTCGGCGGTCTGTGCCTTGAGCCCGTCACGGCGGGCGGCGGTGTCATCACACCCCCAGACGGCTATTGGGAGCGGGTGCAGGAGATCTGCAAGAAATACGATATCCTTCTGCACATCGACGAAGTCGTCTGCGGTCTGGGCCGCACCGGCACATGGTTCGGCTACCAGAACTACGGCATCCAGCCCGATATCGTGACCATGGCCAAGGGTGTCGCCTCCGGCTACGCCGCGATTTCGTGCTGCGTGACCACCGAAGCGGTCTTCGAGATGTTCAAGGACGATGCAAGCGATCCGCTCAATTACTTCCGCGATATTTCGACCTTCGGGGGATGCACCGCCGGACCGGCGGCCGCGATCGAGAACATGAAGATCATCGAACGCGAGGGGCTGCTGCAAAACACGCTCGATATGGGCGACTACATGCTGGGCCGTCTGGAAGATCTGAAAGGCAAGCACAGCGTCATCGGTGACGCGCGCGGCAAGGGCCTGTTCCTCGGTCTGGAACTGGTCGAGGACCGCGAGACCAAATCGCCGATGCCCGAAAAGCTGGTTGGCGCGGTCGTCGCGGATTGCATGAAGCAAGGTGTCATCATCGGCGCGACCAACCGGTCCCTGCCGGGCAAGAACAACAGCCTGTGTTTCTCGCCCGCGCTGATTGCCACCAAGGACAACATCGACGAGATCGTGGATGCCGTCGACGGCGCACTGGGGCGCGTTTTCGCCGTCTGAGAACAGGCCTTCTGAGAGTTCCTGGCCCTGCGCACCGCGCGGGGCCTTTTCGTTTATAGAGACGCGCACAGGCGGTGTTCCGCCGAAGCGGGCAAAGCCCCTTGGGATGCCTGCGGGGATTGCTATGCAGGGTCGTCTTGCCCGAACAGGACTGTCTACGGCGCGCCCAACGGGATCTTTGCGCGATTTTTTTCGATATCGCGTGAACCTTCAGGGTCCGCCAAACGTTAATAAATGAAACTCAATTCGGGAGACTACTCATGAAAAAGTTCCTTATCGCGATTCCAATGATTGCGGGCCTTGCAGCCTGTGAAGCTGGCAATCCAAACCAGGGCGCACTGACCGGTGCCGCACTGGGCGCAGCCGCAGGTGCGGCCGTATCCGGCGACGACGACAAGGTTGTCGGCGCGCTGATCGGCGGCGCAGCAGGCGCGGCGGCTGGCAACTACATCGGTCGCACACAGAGCGGCCAGTGCGTCTACCAGAACTCCGCAGGCCAGCGTTACACGGCTGCTTGCCCATAAACCGACGCTCTCACGCTGTCGGAAAAGGCCCCCTCTCCGGGGGCCTTTTTGCGTTTGGTAGCCCGCGGTGAACGCTGCCGGCGGCTGCAGTGGCCTATTCACAGGGAATTAGGTCCAGATTGCATCGCGAGTAAGTCCACAGTACTGATAGCTATGGCGCTACCTGTCGAAACCTTTTTCCTGCGGCCCGATGCACAGGGCACCCTGCAATCGCAGATTCAGCAGATGATCGCCCAAGGTATCCTGTCGGGGCGCTTCCAGCCGGGGGAAAAACTGCCCTCGACGCGAAAGCTGGCGAACCATCTTGGCGTCAGCCGCATCACCGTGACGATTGCCTATACCGAACTGCTGGCGAACGATTACCTGACCTCGCGCGGGCGATCGGGGTATTTCGTTTCGCAGAACGCGCCCACGCCCCCCGACTTTTCGCCGACGCCCGACACGCAGGACGCTGTCGACTGGACCCGCGCCATCGGCCAGCGGTTCAGCGGCGGCGTGACCCCGACAAAACCGCAGGACTGGTCGCAGTACCGCTATCCCTTCGTCTACGGTCAGGCGGACCAGTCGCTGTTCGATCACGCGAACTGGCGGCTGTGTGCGCTTCAGGCGTTGGGGCAGCGGGATTTCAACTCCATGACATCGGATTACTACGATCAGGACGATCCCACGCTGATCGAGTTCATTGCGCGCCACACGCTGCCGCGGCGGGGCATTACCGCGCGGCCCGAGCAGATCCTGATCACATTGGGAGCGCAGAACGCCCTGTGGCTGACCGCGCAGGTGCTGCTGACCCAGCGCCGCCATGCCGCGCTGGAAGATCCCTGTTACCACGCGTTGCGCGATATCCTCATCCAGTCACGCTGCCATGTGATCCCCGTGCGGGTCGACCGCGACGGCATCCCGCCCGAAGCGATACCGCCCGATACGGATGTCATCTTTACGACGCCCAGCCACCAGTGCCCGACCAACGCGACCATGCCGACGGACCGCCGCCGCGCCCTGCTGGAGCGCGCGAGGCAACTGGATGCGCTGATCGTCGAGGACGATTACGAATTCGAGACATCCTTTCTGCGCCCCCCATCTCCGGCGCTGAAATCGCTCGATACGGACGGGCGGGTGATCTACGTCGGCAGCTTTTCCAAATCGCTGTTTCCGGGACTGCGGCTGGGCTATCTGGTCGGGTCCGAGCCTTTCATCCGCGAGGTCCGCGCCCTACGGGCCAGCGTGTTGCGCCACCCGCCCGGCCATATCCAGCGCACCGCCTCGTATTTCCTGTCGCTGGGGCATTACGATGCGCTGGTCCGCCGGATGGGCACCGCCTTGCACGAACGCCGCGAACGGATGGAGGACGGCATCCTTGCCTACAACTTGCATATCGCGGGACAGGGTGCCCATGGCGGGTCGTCCTTCTGGATGCGCGCACCCGACAGCATCGACACCGAAGTGCTGGCCGCGCGCCTGCGTCCGCGCGGCGTTCTGATCGAACCGGGCCGGTCGTTTTTCGGCGGGGACCGGCAACCGCGCAATTTCTACCGGCTTGGATATTCCTCGATTCCCGCAGCGCGCATCCTGCCCGGTCTGGAAGAACTGGCCCGCGGGATCGCGGAGATGCGCGGCGCTGGCCATAACGCGGCTGGATAACTGGCCCTAACGCCCGAAATGACAAGCGCTTACACTCGGTCAAACGCCCGATTCCCCGCCCTTTTTTCCAAGGAAGCCCGACATGAAGATGACCACCGAAGAAGCCTTCGTCAAAACGCTGCAACGCCATGGCATCCAACATGCTTTCGGGATCATCGGGTCGGCCATGATG
Above is a genomic segment from Sulfitobacter sp. HNIBRBA3233 containing:
- a CDS encoding PLP-dependent aminotransferase family protein, producing the protein MALPVETFFLRPDAQGTLQSQIQQMIAQGILSGRFQPGEKLPSTRKLANHLGVSRITVTIAYTELLANDYLTSRGRSGYFVSQNAPTPPDFSPTPDTQDAVDWTRAIGQRFSGGVTPTKPQDWSQYRYPFVYGQADQSLFDHANWRLCALQALGQRDFNSMTSDYYDQDDPTLIEFIARHTLPRRGITARPEQILITLGAQNALWLTAQVLLTQRRHAALEDPCYHALRDILIQSRCHVIPVRVDRDGIPPEAIPPDTDVIFTTPSHQCPTNATMPTDRRRALLERARQLDALIVEDDYEFETSFLRPPSPALKSLDTDGRVIYVGSFSKSLFPGLRLGYLVGSEPFIREVRALRASVLRHPPGHIQRTASYFLSLGHYDALVRRMGTALHERRERMEDGILAYNLHIAGQGAHGGSSFWMRAPDSIDTEVLAARLRPRGVLIEPGRSFFGGDRQPRNFYRLGYSSIPAARILPGLEELARGIAEMRGAGHNAAG
- a CDS encoding glycine zipper 2TM domain-containing protein gives rise to the protein MKKFLIAIPMIAGLAACEAGNPNQGALTGAALGAAAGAAVSGDDDKVVGALIGGAAGAAAGNYIGRTQSGQCVYQNSAGQRYTAACP
- a CDS encoding aminotransferase family protein translates to MDGTFNENDISRIVEADRAHIWHHLSQHKPYETTDPRIIVEGRGIHVWDQHGKKHIDAVAGGVWTVNVGYGRESIANAVRDQLVKMNFFGGTAGSIPGSIFSEMLIDKMPGMSRVYYASSGSEANEKGYKMVRQIAHKRYGGKKYKILYRDRDYHGGTIGTMAAGGQDERNAQYGPFPDGFVRVPHCLEYRKHEQDGAPDENYGVWAANQIEEVILREGPDTVGGLCLEPVTAGGGVITPPDGYWERVQEICKKYDILLHIDEVVCGLGRTGTWFGYQNYGIQPDIVTMAKGVASGYAAISCCVTTEAVFEMFKDDASDPLNYFRDISTFGGCTAGPAAAIENMKIIEREGLLQNTLDMGDYMLGRLEDLKGKHSVIGDARGKGLFLGLELVEDRETKSPMPEKLVGAVVADCMKQGVIIGATNRSLPGKNNSLCFSPALIATKDNIDEIVDAVDGALGRVFAV
- a CDS encoding taurine ABC transporter ATP-binding protein; protein product: MSGLSIQNLSMRFDLPDGGSVQALKDVSLDLKAGELLSVLGPSGCGKTTLLNIVAGFLAPTEGTMTLNGHEIKGPDAERGMVFQQGALFEWMSVRENVGFGPSMKGMPKNDKAEIVNRLLNVVGLQDFKEKAVYELSGGMQQRVALARCLANDPDVILMDEPLGALDALTREKMQSLVLKLWKETGKTIILITHSVEEALLLGERLIVMAPRPGRIHKEYRLPFAEAGVNADLREIKKHPEFAPKREEILSMIWDMEEEIMGRQEESA
- a CDS encoding taurine ABC transporter substrate-binding protein, producing MMKKTVSAFVAGAVMSLTATAAFADAHEEITVAYFLEWPMPFQYAKAEGKYEEAMGKKINWVSFDSGVAMSAAMASGDVQIAVSQGVPPFVVATSGGQDLQAIDVAVSYSENDNCVVASALEIDKNSADELAGKKVAVPLGTAAHYGFLKQMDHFGVDLASLSVVDMAPAEGAAALSQGAVDMACGWGGALRRMKENGNVLLTGAEKEELGILVFDVTSAPASYVAENGEDVAAFLRVTAEANEMWNSGEHMDEMLPVIAKDAGMDEEATKETMATFVFPSVEEQLSQKWLGGGSAEFMGGVAQVFVDAGSIDSKLDSYAGTVNTGPLQAAAE